In Mucilaginibacter boryungensis, a single window of DNA contains:
- a CDS encoding TonB-dependent receptor: MKLTLLYLSILTVCITNVFAQQNSGIKGTVTNNNARPVEAATIGIKNTALGTITNTDGKFEFNKLKPGHYTLHVSAVGYFPQEKQITVPTGTTDVVDFILKENASHLNEVGITGRRQKYKVDQSSQSLRLNEPLLQVPQNIQVVTSQILADQQVISMSDGLIRNVSGAVRLEHWGDLYTNITMRGSQIQAFRNGFNVVGSYWGPLTEDMSFVDHIEFVKGPAGFLLSNGDPSGLYNVVTKKPTGQPKGEVSFTTGSFNLNRATLDLDGKLSKDGKLLYRFDLSAQNKGSFRPNEFNDRYAIAPVISYQIDDKTKLTAEYVYQRAHMSDVGSYYVFSPKGYAVLPRDFTQTPAGLPPTNINDHSVTLNLQHQLADNWKLTAQAARYNYSQLGTSMWADTVFADGRYVRNAGIWEAESSMSLAQVFINGKVTTGSIVHKLLGGIDMADKKYVADYAQTKSLDTKAAPFNPYEEALPTLNNPSNGYPTFNRSLNLEARAAAGYGLINSNYSSLYVQDELGFFDNRVRLTLAGRYTTLKMSDFNTPEQANHFTPRVGLSVSIDDKTSVYGLHDQTFLPQAGKVSVGKLQPLTGTNTEFGIKKDWADGRWNTTLSVYQILRDNELTADPNAAPNSGLSIIFGQKKSQGIEFDLRGEVLPGLNLTANYALTDSKVNKVNPGVTGFTVGQIVPGYSKHVANAWLSYKILNGGLKGTGVSLGGMYLAGRQTDTWSVGLEGLPDYFKMDGGLFWEDAKVRITANAFNLLDKYTYSGSYYSYLNAYYWQADAPRNYRLSIAYRF; the protein is encoded by the coding sequence ATGAAACTCACCCTACTCTATCTTTCAATTTTAACAGTGTGTATTACCAACGTTTTTGCGCAGCAAAATAGTGGTATTAAAGGCACTGTAACCAACAATAATGCAAGGCCGGTTGAAGCTGCTACCATCGGCATAAAAAATACCGCTCTTGGCACTATAACTAATACCGACGGCAAATTTGAATTCAATAAATTAAAACCTGGCCACTATACGCTACATGTATCAGCTGTTGGCTACTTTCCCCAAGAAAAGCAGATCACTGTACCGACTGGTACTACCGATGTAGTTGATTTTATATTAAAAGAAAATGCCAGTCACCTGAATGAAGTAGGTATTACCGGTCGTCGTCAAAAATATAAGGTCGATCAATCATCGCAAAGCCTGCGCCTGAACGAGCCATTGCTACAGGTGCCACAAAATATACAGGTGGTAACCTCGCAAATATTAGCCGACCAGCAAGTAATTAGCATGAGCGATGGCTTGATCCGGAATGTGAGCGGTGCTGTGCGCCTGGAGCACTGGGGAGACCTGTACACCAACATTACCATGCGTGGTTCGCAAATACAAGCATTCCGTAATGGCTTTAATGTGGTGGGCTCGTACTGGGGGCCGCTTACCGAAGATATGAGTTTTGTAGACCACATCGAGTTTGTAAAAGGGCCGGCCGGGTTCCTGTTATCTAACGGCGACCCAAGTGGCTTATATAACGTAGTTACTAAAAAGCCTACAGGCCAACCCAAAGGCGAAGTTAGCTTCACCACGGGCAGCTTTAACCTTAACCGTGCCACGCTTGATTTAGATGGCAAATTGAGTAAAGACGGTAAATTACTATACCGCTTCGATCTTTCGGCACAAAACAAAGGTTCATTCCGCCCAAACGAGTTTAATGACCGGTATGCCATAGCTCCTGTAATTTCCTACCAGATTGACGATAAGACCAAACTAACAGCCGAATATGTTTACCAGCGTGCGCATATGTCGGATGTTGGTTCGTATTATGTATTCAGTCCGAAAGGCTACGCTGTACTACCGCGGGATTTCACTCAAACGCCAGCCGGTCTGCCGCCAACTAACATTAATGACCACAGCGTTACTTTAAACTTGCAGCATCAGTTAGCCGATAATTGGAAATTGACAGCCCAGGCAGCCCGTTACAATTATTCGCAATTAGGCACTTCCATGTGGGCTGATACCGTATTTGCCGATGGCCGATACGTGCGTAACGCGGGTATTTGGGAGGCCGAAAGCAGCATGTCGTTAGCCCAGGTGTTTATTAATGGTAAAGTAACCACTGGCAGCATTGTACATAAATTATTGGGCGGTATAGATATGGCCGACAAAAAATATGTTGCTGACTATGCCCAAACCAAATCATTGGATACCAAGGCAGCGCCGTTTAACCCATATGAGGAGGCCTTGCCTACCTTAAATAACCCATCAAATGGCTATCCAACTTTCAATCGAAGCCTAAACCTTGAGGCACGTGCTGCTGCAGGTTACGGGCTGATCAATTCAAATTATTCAAGCTTATATGTGCAGGATGAACTGGGCTTTTTTGATAATAGAGTTAGGTTAACCCTGGCAGGGCGTTATACAACTTTGAAAATGTCGGATTTTAACACCCCTGAACAAGCAAATCATTTTACCCCGCGTGTAGGTTTAAGCGTATCTATAGATGATAAAACCTCGGTATATGGCTTGCACGACCAAACCTTTTTACCACAGGCCGGAAAAGTGAGTGTAGGTAAATTACAGCCATTAACCGGTACCAATACCGAGTTTGGTATTAAGAAAGACTGGGCAGATGGCCGTTGGAACACTACCCTTTCAGTATACCAGATATTAAGGGATAATGAACTGACCGCCGATCCGAATGCTGCGCCAAACTCAGGCTTAAGCATAATATTTGGTCAGAAAAAATCGCAGGGCATAGAATTTGATCTGCGTGGCGAGGTTTTGCCGGGCTTAAATTTAACAGCCAACTACGCGTTAACAGATTCAAAGGTGAACAAAGTAAACCCTGGCGTAACAGGCTTTACTGTTGGACAAATAGTGCCGGGTTATTCAAAACATGTAGCTAATGCCTGGCTAAGCTATAAAATACTTAATGGCGGCCTTAAAGGCACCGGCGTTTCTTTAGGTGGGATGTACCTGGCCGGCCGCCAAACTGATACCTGGAGTGTAGGCCTGGAAGGATTACCTGATTATTTTAAAATGGATGGCGGCCTATTTTGGGAAGATGCAAAAGTGCGCATCACAGCTAATGCCTTTAATCTGTTAGATAAGTATACCTATAGCGGTTCTTATTACTCGTACCTGAATGCTTATTACTGGCAGGCCGATGCCCCGCGTAACTATCGTTTAAGTATTGCTTACCGGTTTTAA
- a CDS encoding YceI family protein: MKKFFLLILIIATANIVSAQVKYTVTKANVAFKIKNMGIGTGGTIGGIQADINFSKDKPETSTITATADVNTINTDNDLRDSHLKGDGFFDVAKYPKITMKSVAIKHKSGNNYLGTFNVTIKDKTKQIAVPFTFIVYGAVAEFKGSFKLQRTDFGVGDSSLVLSNDVTVDIDIQTISS, encoded by the coding sequence ATGAAGAAGTTTTTTCTATTGATCCTAATTATCGCCACTGCGAATATCGTATCGGCACAAGTAAAATACACGGTAACTAAAGCAAACGTTGCCTTCAAAATAAAAAATATGGGAATTGGCACTGGCGGCACTATTGGCGGCATACAGGCCGATATCAATTTTAGCAAAGACAAACCCGAAACCAGCACTATTACCGCCACAGCCGATGTAAATACCATTAATACCGATAACGATTTGCGCGACAGCCACCTGAAAGGTGATGGTTTTTTTGATGTGGCGAAGTATCCAAAGATCACTATGAAGTCGGTTGCAATAAAACATAAAAGCGGAAACAACTATTTGGGGACTTTTAACGTAACTATTAAAGACAAAACAAAACAGATAGCCGTACCTTTTACTTTTATTGTATATGGCGCCGTGGCCGAATTTAAAGGCAGTTTTAAATTGCAGCGTACCGATTTTGGCGTTGGCGATTCAAGTTTGGTTTTGAGTAACGATGTTACAGTTGATATAGATATACAAACAATAAGTAGTTAG
- a CDS encoding PepSY-associated TM helix domain-containing protein — MTRFKKNILFIHRWLGFISGLVVFIVSITGCLFVFQDEIQDAIHSYRKIEVQQKPYVQPSELKRLALQHYPKGNPAFIAYYGPDRPAVVMTIVPKLGTRYIYLNPYTGKFLHDEDITKNFFIVVEYIHLYLLLPDKIGRLVVGISVIVFVILLISGLVLWWPKRKSDRKRSFNIKWNGRWRRVNYDLHNVLGFYACSIALILALSGLSIAFDWMRNGIYSASNLCQKYPLEKLVVKSDTLHKNIETKIPADDMAFTYTHQHSPLAQMFFISEGDKKGSGTTTVTPYYTSMHYYRSDSYTFDQYSGKLLKTELQQHKSPGRKMNDANYDIHVGQIIGLPGKIIAFIVSLICASLPVTGFIVWFGKRKKKKRNPNIRHHKLSVA; from the coding sequence ATGACACGTTTTAAAAAAAACATCTTATTTATACATCGTTGGCTCGGGTTCATCTCCGGGCTGGTGGTGTTTATTGTAAGTATTACCGGCTGTTTATTTGTTTTCCAGGATGAGATACAGGATGCTATACATAGCTATCGCAAAATAGAGGTGCAGCAAAAACCCTATGTCCAACCGTCAGAACTGAAACGCCTGGCCTTACAGCATTACCCAAAAGGGAATCCTGCTTTTATTGCCTATTATGGCCCTGACCGACCAGCGGTGGTGATGACTATTGTGCCTAAATTAGGGACACGCTATATTTACTTAAATCCTTACACGGGTAAATTCTTACATGATGAGGACATTACCAAAAACTTTTTCATCGTAGTTGAATATATACACCTGTATCTGTTATTACCCGACAAAATTGGCCGGTTAGTAGTAGGCATATCGGTAATTGTATTTGTGATATTGCTGATAAGTGGTTTGGTACTTTGGTGGCCTAAGCGCAAAAGTGACCGCAAGCGTAGTTTCAACATTAAATGGAACGGTCGCTGGCGCCGCGTAAATTACGATTTGCATAATGTACTGGGTTTTTACGCCTGTAGCATTGCATTAATATTGGCGCTATCAGGTTTATCCATCGCTTTCGATTGGATGCGTAATGGAATTTACAGCGCCAGTAACCTTTGCCAAAAATATCCTTTGGAAAAACTGGTAGTCAAATCGGATACGCTGCATAAAAATATTGAGACCAAAATCCCCGCGGATGATATGGCGTTTACCTATACCCATCAGCATTCGCCGCTGGCACAAATGTTTTTCATATCCGAGGGGGATAAAAAAGGATCGGGCACAACTACCGTTACCCCTTATTATACCTCCATGCACTATTACCGCAGTGATAGTTACACGTTTGACCAATATAGTGGCAAGTTATTAAAAACAGAACTACAACAGCATAAAAGCCCTGGCCGTAAAATGAATGATGCCAATTATGATATCCATGTAGGCCAGATCATTGGTCTACCGGGAAAAATCATCGCTTTTATAGTTAGCCTTATTTGTGCCAGTTTGCCTGTCACCGGTTTTATAGTATGGTTTGGTAAACGCAAAAAGAAGAAGCGGAACCCCAATATTCGGCATCATAAACTATCAGTGGCCTAA
- a CDS encoding UbiA family prenyltransferase: MKVKQLIPSRSAIAHLRFVFSLFLFPVFLFALSQTPVMHFSKVWLVFFIWHFLAFPASNGYNSYFDKDEESIGLLKKPPRVDISLYYFSLLIEALAFLLSLLVSWYFAVAVLIYGTMSKLYSHPAIRLKKYPIISFLTVFFFQGAFIYWSTYFALSAASPFIHWPPQLLVAGAICSCLIGASYPLTQVYQHDEDSRRGDRTLSLLLGYKGSFIFSGALFAIGLVLMFAYWYPTGNLSKFYAFLGCTLPIFVFFNWWFYKVGQDNTNANFQNAMRMNFLSAGCMIAYFGWLVWMW; the protein is encoded by the coding sequence ATGAAAGTGAAACAACTGATACCAAGCCGGTCGGCCATAGCGCACTTGCGGTTTGTGTTTTCATTGTTTTTGTTTCCCGTGTTCCTTTTCGCTTTAAGTCAGACTCCCGTTATGCACTTTAGTAAAGTGTGGCTGGTGTTTTTTATCTGGCATTTCCTTGCTTTTCCTGCCAGCAATGGCTACAACAGCTATTTTGACAAAGATGAAGAGAGTATAGGATTACTAAAAAAGCCACCCAGGGTTGATATCAGCCTCTATTATTTCTCCTTATTAATAGAAGCCCTGGCCTTTTTATTAAGTTTATTAGTAAGCTGGTATTTCGCGGTAGCGGTGCTTATTTATGGCACTATGTCTAAACTATATAGCCACCCCGCTATCCGTTTAAAAAAATATCCCATTATCAGTTTCCTAACGGTTTTCTTTTTCCAGGGGGCATTTATTTATTGGAGCACCTATTTTGCCCTCTCAGCAGCAAGCCCTTTTATTCATTGGCCCCCACAATTGCTTGTTGCCGGGGCTATTTGTTCGTGTTTGATAGGGGCATCTTACCCGCTCACGCAGGTTTACCAGCACGATGAGGACAGCCGCCGAGGAGACCGAACGTTAAGCTTGCTGCTGGGTTATAAAGGATCATTTATCTTTTCCGGGGCATTATTTGCTATTGGTTTGGTGCTGATGTTTGCTTATTGGTATCCTACAGGGAATTTGTCCAAATTTTATGCTTTTTTAGGGTGTACCTTACCCATTTTTGTATTTTTTAACTGGTGGTTTTACAAAGTGGGACAGGATAACACTAATGCTAATTTCCAAAATGCTATGCGCATGAATTTTTTGAGCGCGGGATGCATGATCGCTTATTTTGGTTGGTTGGTTTGGATGTGGTAG
- a CDS encoding methyltransferase domain-containing protein, giving the protein MLTLKTRSAEAEVMDDFELSSAEIDPVLAGLGKMNNLFGAYKTLIKALKNFPVAAGSHISDWGCGGGDTLRELRRWSNQQKLNLQLTGVDAAEAAVKFASQNSVEADINYIKTDVFSDSLYPEQFDIVFSGLFSHHFADEEWVRLINKMRDCSTRGVILTDLHRHWVLYYSVWLITHLFTRNKMVRIDGPLSVKRSFKKAELVRLLKKAQIDNYKLTWVWPFRWLLIIHK; this is encoded by the coding sequence ATGCTGACCCTGAAAACACGATCTGCCGAAGCTGAGGTAATGGATGATTTTGAACTTTCATCTGCCGAGATCGATCCTGTGCTGGCCGGTCTGGGAAAAATGAACAATCTGTTCGGTGCCTATAAAACCCTAATAAAAGCTTTGAAAAATTTTCCGGTAGCGGCAGGCAGTCATATTAGCGATTGGGGCTGCGGCGGGGGTGATACGTTGCGGGAATTACGCCGATGGTCCAACCAGCAAAAGCTTAATTTGCAATTGACCGGGGTTGATGCTGCTGAAGCAGCTGTGAAGTTTGCGTCACAGAACTCTGTCGAGGCGGATATCAATTACATAAAAACCGATGTGTTTAGTGACAGTCTTTACCCCGAGCAATTTGATATTGTATTTTCCGGATTGTTCAGTCACCATTTTGCCGATGAAGAGTGGGTGCGACTGATTAATAAAATGCGCGACTGCTCGACACGTGGTGTAATACTAACCGATTTGCACCGGCATTGGGTTTTATATTACTCGGTTTGGCTTATTACCCATTTATTTACCCGTAATAAAATGGTAAGGATAGACGGGCCGTTATCGGTAAAGCGCAGCTTTAAAAAAGCCGAATTGGTGCGCTTGTTAAAAAAAGCACAAATTGATAACTATAAATTAACATGGGTTTGGCCTTTCCGATGGCTATTAATTATACACAAATAG
- a CDS encoding catalase has protein sequence MATNKKKLTTASGIPYAENENSMTVGPRGPILLQDFILHEKMAHFNRERIPERVVHAKGSGAYGTLTITHNITQYTRAKVFNQIGKQTRLFLRFSTVGGEKGSADTERDPRGFAIKFYTEDGNWDLVGNNTPVFFVKDPKKFGDFIHTQKRDPYTNCKSATMMWDFWSLNPESLHQVMIVMSDRGTPYGYRHMDGFGSHTFSLINARNERFWVKFHFKTLQGIKNFTDEEAGAMRGTNPDFAQHDLLTHIDNGEYPKWAMKIQVMPEDDAKTYHINPFDLTKVWPHGDYPLIDVGILELNENPDNYFAHVEQAAFAPAHVIDGIGYSPDKMLQGRILSYPDAHRYRLGGNYEQLPVNKCPFMVANYQRDGLMTVNGNHGSAPNYFPNSFDEIEADPHYKEPAWDLGAHTADWYDRNAEGENDHYTQPGTLYRLMSPEAKADLIKNIVHSMKGIDGPKKELITNRQLCHWFRADMGLGMAIAKGLELNLDETMKHMPA, from the coding sequence ATGGCAACCAACAAAAAAAAGCTAACAACAGCTTCTGGAATACCTTATGCCGAGAACGAAAACAGCATGACTGTTGGTCCGCGCGGCCCGATATTATTGCAGGATTTTATCCTTCATGAAAAAATGGCGCACTTTAACCGCGAACGCATCCCCGAACGCGTAGTGCATGCCAAAGGATCGGGCGCGTATGGCACCTTAACAATTACACATAATATTACGCAATACACACGCGCTAAAGTATTTAACCAGATAGGCAAACAAACCAGGCTATTCTTACGGTTTAGCACTGTTGGGGGAGAGAAAGGCAGTGCCGACACCGAACGTGATCCGCGAGGCTTCGCTATTAAATTTTACACGGAAGATGGCAACTGGGATTTAGTAGGCAACAACACCCCGGTGTTTTTTGTAAAAGATCCGAAGAAATTCGGTGATTTTATTCATACTCAAAAACGCGATCCTTATACCAACTGTAAAAGCGCGACAATGATGTGGGATTTTTGGTCGCTTAACCCCGAGAGCCTCCACCAGGTAATGATAGTAATGAGCGACCGTGGCACACCCTATGGTTATCGTCATATGGATGGTTTCGGCAGCCATACGTTCTCGTTAATTAATGCCAGGAATGAACGCTTTTGGGTGAAATTTCACTTTAAAACCTTACAGGGCATTAAAAACTTTACTGATGAAGAAGCCGGCGCTATGCGCGGCACTAACCCCGACTTTGCCCAGCATGACCTGTTAACGCATATAGATAATGGCGAATATCCAAAATGGGCCATGAAAATACAGGTAATGCCCGAAGATGATGCCAAAACGTATCATATCAATCCGTTTGACCTAACTAAGGTTTGGCCCCACGGCGATTACCCGTTAATTGATGTTGGGATACTGGAACTAAATGAAAACCCTGATAATTATTTTGCACATGTTGAGCAAGCCGCCTTTGCACCTGCGCACGTGATAGACGGGATCGGTTACTCGCCCGATAAAATGCTGCAGGGCCGGATATTAAGTTATCCTGACGCACACCGTTACCGGTTGGGCGGTAATTACGAACAGCTACCGGTAAATAAGTGTCCTTTTATGGTAGCCAATTATCAACGCGACGGGCTAATGACAGTTAACGGTAACCACGGTTCAGCACCAAATTATTTCCCTAATAGTTTTGATGAAATAGAAGCCGACCCGCATTACAAAGAACCGGCATGGGATTTAGGCGCACATACTGCCGATTGGTATGACCGCAACGCCGAAGGCGAAAATGATCATTATACCCAACCCGGTACCCTGTACCGTTTAATGAGCCCGGAAGCAAAAGCCGACCTTATTAAAAACATAGTACATTCTATGAAAGGTATAGATGGGCCTAAGAAAGAACTAATAACCAACCGCCAGCTTTGTCACTGGTTCCGTGCCGATATGGGCTTGGGCATGGCTATAGCCAAGGGTTTAGAATTGAATTTGGACGAAACCATGAAACATATGCCAGCGTAG
- a CDS encoding hydrogen peroxide-inducible genes activator, protein MTLVQLEYAVAVDTYRNFVLAAEKCFVTQPTLSMQLQKLEDTLGVKIFDRSKQPVVPTEIGIEIIAQARVLLAESQKIKEIVSDRQKELSGELKIGIIPTVSPYLLPRIITKFIDKYPQVKLMVWEQTTEQIIQQLKLGLIDCGILSTPLNEANLTEIPVFYENFVAYTSKTSKLFKKKHIVPDDIDPEEIWVLNEGHCMREQVLNICQRRKTTQSFLHFEYNTGSVETLKRMVDQNNGATILPELALSELSDKQLDRVRYFKSPEPAREVSLVIQRNFLKRRMIEALKTEILEFVPKRMRSRKKKEIIDI, encoded by the coding sequence ATGACACTTGTACAATTGGAATATGCCGTTGCCGTTGATACTTACCGCAACTTTGTATTAGCAGCTGAAAAATGTTTTGTAACACAACCCACCCTAAGTATGCAATTGCAAAAACTGGAAGATACCTTAGGCGTGAAGATATTTGACCGCAGCAAGCAACCAGTTGTGCCAACTGAAATTGGTATAGAAATTATTGCCCAAGCCCGTGTGCTGCTGGCAGAAAGCCAGAAAATAAAAGAAATTGTAAGTGACAGACAGAAAGAGTTGTCGGGTGAGTTAAAGATTGGGATCATTCCAACGGTATCGCCTTACCTGTTGCCCCGGATTATAACTAAATTTATTGATAAATATCCGCAAGTGAAGCTGATGGTTTGGGAACAAACAACAGAGCAGATCATCCAGCAGTTGAAATTAGGGCTGATTGATTGCGGAATATTGAGCACTCCCCTAAACGAGGCCAACTTAACCGAGATACCTGTGTTTTATGAAAACTTTGTAGCCTATACATCCAAAACCAGCAAACTTTTTAAAAAGAAACACATTGTACCCGACGATATTGACCCCGAGGAAATATGGGTGCTAAACGAGGGGCATTGTATGCGCGAGCAGGTGTTGAACATTTGCCAGCGTAGAAAAACCACACAAAGCTTCCTTCATTTTGAATACAATACCGGCAGTGTAGAAACATTAAAGCGCATGGTCGATCAAAATAATGGCGCTACTATACTGCCAGAACTGGCCCTATCTGAATTATCTGACAAACAATTGGACCGGGTACGCTATTTTAAATCGCCCGAGCCGGCACGTGAGGTAAGCCTGGTTATTCAGCGCAATTTCCTAAAACGCAGAATGATTGAAGCCCTAAAAACAGAAATATTGGAGTTTGTCCCCAAACGAATGCGTTCACGCAAAAAGAAGGAAATCATAGACATTTAA
- a CDS encoding type III polyketide synthase yields the protein MSSCISAIGIANPANKFKQQRIYRFMADASGLDENNRDRLKSIYDNSGIDYRYSVIPDFGVDTPEEHTFFAANATLEPFVTTQSRMALYQKEAVNIAEAAIRNCFARFPHNIAQQITHLITVSCTGMYAPGLDIDLVGRLGLKTTVERTCINFMGCYGAINALKTADYICRADAHAKVLVVSVELCTLHFQKENTLDNWVANSLFSDGAAAVLVEDTANRLIEGTHLKLNYFYSEFLPDARNEMGWFVGNTGFEMRLTSKVSKQIKRNIKGVTDRLLHGAEIKGLTQIDAYAIHPGGRKILEAVEEALELPEESNDFAYDVLRKHGNMSSATILFVLQRILENTVKTNQQILSFAFGPGLTVEGMVLKTHTA from the coding sequence ATGAGTAGTTGCATCAGCGCCATAGGTATTGCCAATCCCGCTAATAAATTTAAGCAGCAAAGGATATACCGGTTTATGGCTGATGCATCTGGCCTGGATGAGAATAACCGCGACCGGCTGAAAAGTATTTACGATAATTCGGGGATTGACTACCGCTATTCGGTTATTCCCGATTTTGGTGTTGATACTCCCGAGGAACATACCTTTTTTGCAGCCAACGCCACGCTTGAACCATTTGTAACTACCCAAAGCCGCATGGCTTTATATCAAAAAGAGGCAGTTAATATTGCCGAAGCCGCGATAAGAAATTGCTTTGCGCGTTTTCCTCATAATATCGCGCAGCAAATTACGCACCTTATTACGGTTAGCTGTACAGGTATGTATGCCCCTGGTTTAGATATCGACCTGGTGGGGCGGTTAGGATTAAAAACCACCGTTGAGCGTACCTGTATTAATTTTATGGGCTGCTATGGCGCTATCAATGCCCTTAAAACTGCCGACTATATTTGTCGTGCTGATGCGCACGCCAAAGTGCTGGTGGTAAGTGTTGAATTGTGTACCCTGCACTTCCAGAAAGAGAATACGCTGGATAACTGGGTGGCCAATTCGTTGTTTAGCGATGGCGCTGCGGCGGTGCTGGTTGAGGATACGGCTAACCGCTTAATCGAAGGCACCCACTTAAAACTGAATTATTTTTACTCGGAATTTTTACCTGATGCCCGTAACGAAATGGGCTGGTTTGTGGGTAATACCGGCTTTGAAATGCGCCTGACCAGTAAAGTATCAAAACAAATAAAACGCAACATTAAAGGGGTGACTGATAGGTTATTGCATGGCGCCGAGATAAAAGGCCTGACCCAAATTGATGCCTACGCCATTCATCCTGGTGGCCGCAAAATACTGGAAGCAGTAGAAGAAGCGCTGGAATTGCCTGAAGAAAGTAATGATTTTGCTTATGATGTTTTGCGCAAACATGGCAACATGTCATCGGCTACCATACTTTTTGTACTGCAACGCATACTGGAAAACACGGTTAAAACTAATCAGCAGATATTAAGTTTCGCTTTTGGCCCTGGGCTCACCGTGGAAGGCATGGTGCTGAAAACCCATACCGCATGA
- a CDS encoding NAD(P)/FAD-dependent oxidoreductase encodes MIDVLIIGGGLAGLFNAIQLNRAGLQVTVIEKKSYPFHRVCGEYISNEVLPFMKNLGIDANELNPSHINRLEITSAGGKSFKTTLDLGGFGLSRYTLDHHLYQKAQAAGVKFMLNTRVEDVRFVQDRFEVVIPGQVLTAPLVIGSYGKRSNLDQKLKRNFFYKRSPYLAVKFHIKADLPTDLIQLNNYKDGYCGVSKVEGDRYCMCYLAKRDDLRRYGSLPALEENVICKNPYLKEIFDTAEFLLDKPEVINEISFEKKAPVEQHILMSGDTAGMIAPLCGNGMAMAIHSSKILSDTIKKYYQPGKFNAAQRSQLEQAYTRAWDKEFASRLWAGRQMQRMFGRDSITGLTITALNNIPSLANFLIRTSHGQPFA; translated from the coding sequence ATGATTGATGTATTGATCATCGGCGGTGGCTTGGCGGGTTTATTTAATGCCATCCAATTAAACCGTGCAGGTTTACAGGTTACCGTCATCGAAAAAAAATCATATCCCTTTCATCGTGTTTGCGGCGAATATATCAGTAATGAGGTTTTGCCATTTATGAAGAATTTAGGTATTGATGCTAATGAGCTTAACCCTTCGCACATCAATCGCTTAGAGATCACTTCAGCCGGAGGAAAAAGTTTTAAAACAACTTTAGACCTAGGTGGCTTCGGCTTGAGCCGGTACACTTTAGACCATCATCTGTATCAAAAAGCACAGGCAGCCGGGGTGAAATTTATGCTAAACACCCGGGTGGAGGATGTGCGTTTTGTACAAGATCGTTTTGAAGTAGTTATTCCCGGGCAGGTATTAACTGCACCGTTGGTTATTGGTTCGTATGGCAAAAGATCGAACCTTGACCAGAAATTGAAACGCAATTTTTTTTATAAACGTAGCCCGTACCTGGCGGTAAAATTCCATATTAAAGCCGATCTGCCTACCGATTTGATTCAACTTAACAATTATAAGGATGGCTATTGCGGTGTAAGCAAAGTAGAGGGCGACCGCTACTGCATGTGCTACCTGGCCAAACGCGATGACCTGCGCAGGTATGGTTCATTACCCGCATTGGAAGAAAATGTCATCTGCAAAAATCCTTATCTGAAAGAAATATTCGATACTGCCGAGTTTTTACTGGATAAACCTGAGGTGATCAACGAAATATCATTCGAAAAAAAAGCGCCAGTAGAACAACATATATTAATGAGCGGCGATACCGCCGGGATGATTGCGCCACTTTGCGGTAACGGTATGGCCATGGCTATCCATTCCAGCAAGATACTTTCTGATACCATCAAAAAATATTATCAACCCGGAAAATTCAACGCTGCGCAACGTAGCCAATTGGAACAAGCTTACACCCGAGCCTGGGACAAAGAGTTTGCCAGTCGCTTATGGGCCGGCAGGCAAATGCAGCGTATGTTTGGGCGCGATAGTATAACAGGGTTAACTATTACTGCACTGAATAATATTCCTTCGCTGGCTAATTTCCTTATCCGTACATCGCACGGTCAACCTTTTGCATAA